GACCTCGGGCAGCGGTTCCGCTTCAAGGGCGCGGGCGCCGACCTCGGGCTTGCCGGCACGATCACCGCGATGAGCGCGCCGAACATGCCGCTGCGCGCGGTGGGCAACGTGCGCGTGACGCCCGGATCGACCTACACGGCGTTTGGCCGCAAGCTGAACATCGAGAACGGCTTCTTCACGTTCAACGGCCCGGTGACGAATCCCGGCCTGAATATTCTCGCGATGCGCCGCAATCAGGAAATCGAGGCGGGCGTGCAGGTGACGGGCACCGTGCAGTCGCCGGTGGCGAAGCTCATTTCGGAGCCGAACGTGCCGGACAACGAAAAGCTCTCGTGGCTGCTCTTCGGCCACGGCACGGATCAAGGCAACAACATCGGTCAGCAAAGCGCGATGACGAGCGCGCTCGCGCTCCTCGGCGGGTCGAGCGGCAAGCGCATCGCGCAGACCTTCGGGCTGGACGAGTTCTCCATCGGATCGAGCGAAGTCGGCCTGACCGACCAGCAGGTCGTGCTGATTTCGAAAGCGATCAACGAGCGGCTCGTGATCGGCTACGAGCAGGGGCTGCAGTCGGCGGCCAACGCGGTCAAGGCGACGTTGAGCCTGTCGCGCTTCTGGTCCGTGACGGCGTATGGCGGCACGTATCAGGGCGTCGATCTGTCTTATACGCGGCGCTTCAATTCGTGGATGCGGCTCTTTGCGTCGAGCTCGTCGGACTCGCGTTCGGCGGAGCAGCCTTCGGCGGCATCGGGCGCGTCGGGCGTGTCGGCGCCGTTCGGGGCATCGGCGACGGCGGTGGATTCGGAGTGAGCGGCGCGCGTCGCGCTCGCGGCGTTGTAGGAGGCGCGCGGATCGTGGGAGAGCGTGACGTTGTCGACCGACTCGCCGCTGAAGCTGACGCGTGGTAGATGCCCTCGCGACGAGGGCATCTACGTGATTACTTCGACGCAGCAGTCATCGGCGTGCCGATGTAATGCGAGTCTTGCAGGGCCTTCTCGCCTTCCTCGGCGGATTCCAGCGAAGGGATGATGCGTCCAACGAGCAAGCCTAAGCCAATGCGCGTCCTCACGTATTTCGTCTCGCCTGCATCAAGCGTGAACGTGACGGTTTTTTCGGTCTCCGTTGCCGTCGACACGACGTACGTGCCGGCGGGCTCATCTACATAAAAGAAGCCGCCAGGTTTCGATTCGCCCACTACCGTGCCGTTCAGTCGGATGTTCGGTTGCATGGCCGAGCCGACCATCGAATTCGAGCGGTAGAAGTAAATCCGGCCTTGCGATTCCTTCAATGTCGGAATCGACGAGGCGAGCTCCTTGTATTGCGGACCGCTGGCGCACCCGGATGCTACGAGCGCCACGAAGGAGCCGGTCAACAATGCACGAAACAGCTTAGCCATTCATTTTCTCGATTTGTATGGATTGAGGTGGTTCTAACGCGGAGAAATTGGACTCGCCGGGCAAGTAGAAACCCACCAGCCGATCTGCGTCGATGACGAGATACGCTTCATGCACCTGACGTCCTTCGATGGTGAATTCGGAGCCCACTGGCCGATAGACCGAACCTTGCGGCAGCACCCCGACGGAACGCCAAGTGGAACCCGCACGCAGCTTGCGCGAGTATCCGGTCGCGAGCCTTACGACTGCCGGCCTGACGATGCGAATCACCTGCTGCGGCGTACTCTGAGCCGTCAATTGCGATGTCTGAACCTGAATTGTCGGTGCGCATGCAGAGAGCGCCGAAACGGCGACCAATGCGAGTGCGAATCCTCGGATGTTGAGCAAGATTGACCTCAGGAGTTTTTCTTCCAGCCCGTCTTTTCGACATTTCGACGGAAAACTTTAGAAATATTTGCTTGTTTCAGTTATCGGGGCGTTCCATTGCGCTTGCTCGCGACCCGGCGAATGACTGCTTCAACCTGAAATGACCGCCTATCTCGAGACGAGTTGACTGGCCGTGCATGGTCGCGTTGCGTCCATCCCCGCAAATCCACGAAGAACCAAAACAAAAGGGCACGCGATCGCTCGCGTGCCCTTTGCCTGTTGTCTGCCGATACGCGTTACTTCACCCGCATCCCCGGCTTCGCGCCGCTATGCGGCTCCAGAATGTAGAGGCCCGGTTCCGCCTTTTCGTCCGTGGCGGACGCGGCGAGCACCATGCCTTCCGACATGCCGAACTTCATCTTGCGCGGCGCGAGATTGGCGACCATCACCGTCAGTTTGCCGACGAGGTCCTGCGGCTGATATGCCGACTTTATTCCGGAGAACACGTTACGCGTCTTCTCCTCGCCGATATCGAGCGTCAGTTGCAGCAGCTTGTCGGAGCCTTCCACTGCCTTGCAATCGACGATCTTCGCGATGCGCAGATCGACCTTCGCGAAATCGTCGATGGAAATGACGCCGTTGTCCTGTTGCTTCGGCTCCTTTGTTGCCGCGGCCTTCGGCGCAGCTGCGCTCGCTTCCGGCGCGGCCGGTTGCAGCGATTCGCGGTTCGCCGCGAGCAGCGCCTCGATCTGCTTCGGATCGACGCGCGTGGTGAGATGCTTGTACGCGTTGATCGCATGCGCGGACGAGAGCGGGCGCTCGGCATCGGCCCATGCGAGCGGCGCGATGCCGAGGAACGCTTCCACGGATTCGACGAGCTTCGGCATCACAGGCTTGAGCGCCAATGAAAGCAGCCGGAACGCTTCGAGGCTCACGCTGCACGTCTCATGCAGCGCGACCGCATTCGCGGGATCTTTCGCCTGTTCCCACGGCTTCGCGGTATCCACGTACGCGTTGACGGCATCGGCCAGTTCCATCGTCGTGCGCAGCGCGCGGCCGTATTCGCGCGATTCATAGAACGCCGCGATTTGCGGAATCGCCCCGCGCAGTTGCGCGATAAGCGGATGCTGCATCGCGCTGTCCTGCACGCGGCCATCGAAGCGTTTGATGAGGAAGCCCGCCGCGCGGCTCGCGATGTTCACGTACTTGCCGACCAGATCGCTGTTCACGCGCGCCTGGAAGTCGTCGAGGTTCAGGTCGATGTCTTCCATCGTGCTGTTCAGCTTCGCCGCGAAGTAATAGCGCAGCCACTCCGGATTAATGCCCGTGTCGATCACGCTTTGCG
The Caballeronia sp. M1242 DNA segment above includes these coding regions:
- a CDS encoding DUF2846 domain-containing protein, yielding MAKLFRALLTGSFVALVASGCASGPQYKELASSIPTLKESQGRIYFYRSNSMVGSAMQPNIRLNGTVVGESKPGGFFYVDEPAGTYVVSTATETEKTVTFTLDAGETKYVRTRIGLGLLVGRIIPSLESAEEGEKALQDSHYIGTPMTAASK